A stretch of Rhodoferax potami DNA encodes these proteins:
- the dnaB gene encoding replicative DNA helicase, giving the protein MSAVPFATEGFESDRQIAQLRVPPHSIEGESSVIGGLLLDNEAWDRVSDILMDADFYRHEHRLIYASIGVLINGNKPADVITVFEHLQNQGKAEEVGGLTYLNSLAQYVPSASNIRRYAEIVRDRSILRKLVSASDEIATNAFNPKGRPVSEIVDESEQKIFNIGEAGKRNKQGFQSMDSLVVNLLDRVQEMADNPNDVTGVPTGFIDFDRMTAGLQAGDLIVLAARPSMGKTALAINIAEHVALNEGLPVAIFSMEMGAAQLAVRIVGSIGRVDQGHLRTGKLTDEEWPRLSEAIEKLRTISLHIDESAGLNSSEVRANARRLARQCGQLGLIVVDYLQLMSGSGGDGENRATELGEISRGLKMLARELKCPVIALSQLNRSVEQRPDKRPMMSDLRESGAIEQDADIIMFIYRDEYYTKDQCKEPGVAEVIIAKQRNGPTGTVKLAFMNRFTKFENLAHSGGDDY; this is encoded by the coding sequence ATGTCTGCAGTACCGTTCGCTACCGAAGGATTTGAATCCGACCGCCAGATTGCCCAGCTCAGGGTGCCCCCGCATTCGATTGAGGGCGAGTCCAGCGTGATCGGTGGCCTGCTTCTTGACAACGAAGCCTGGGACCGGGTGAGTGACATCCTGATGGATGCAGACTTTTACCGCCACGAGCATCGTCTTATCTACGCCTCGATCGGTGTGTTGATCAACGGCAATAAGCCGGCTGACGTCATTACCGTTTTTGAGCATCTGCAGAACCAGGGCAAGGCAGAGGAGGTGGGGGGGCTCACCTATCTGAACTCGCTGGCCCAGTACGTGCCGAGTGCGAGCAACATTCGCCGCTACGCCGAGATCGTGCGCGATCGCTCGATTTTGCGCAAACTGGTCAGCGCCAGTGATGAGATCGCGACCAACGCGTTCAATCCCAAAGGCCGCCCGGTCTCTGAAATTGTCGACGAGTCTGAGCAGAAGATCTTCAACATCGGCGAAGCAGGCAAGCGCAACAAGCAGGGCTTCCAGTCGATGGACAGCTTGGTCGTCAACCTGCTGGATCGCGTGCAGGAGATGGCGGACAACCCGAATGACGTGACCGGCGTGCCTACGGGCTTCATCGACTTTGACCGCATGACAGCTGGTTTGCAAGCCGGTGATCTGATCGTGTTGGCGGCGCGTCCCTCCATGGGTAAAACCGCCTTGGCGATCAATATTGCTGAGCACGTTGCCCTGAATGAAGGCTTGCCGGTTGCCATCTTCTCGATGGAAATGGGCGCCGCCCAATTGGCGGTGCGTATCGTCGGCTCCATCGGTCGTGTGGACCAAGGGCATTTGCGTACCGGTAAGCTGACCGACGAAGAGTGGCCCCGTTTGTCAGAGGCGATTGAGAAGCTGCGGACCATTTCCCTGCACATCGATGAGAGCGCAGGCCTGAACTCCAGCGAAGTGCGTGCGAATGCTCGTCGCTTGGCGCGCCAGTGCGGGCAGCTCGGCCTGATTGTGGTGGACTATTTGCAGCTCATGAGCGGTAGCGGCGGCGATGGGGAAAACCGGGCGACTGAGCTGGGTGAAATTTCCCGGGGCTTGAAAATGCTAGCCCGTGAGCTGAAGTGCCCTGTGATCGCGCTGTCTCAGCTGAACCGTTCGGTGGAGCAGCGGCCTGACAAGCGCCCCATGATGAGTGACTTGCGTGAATCCGGCGCTATTGAGCAGGATGCGGACATCATCATGTTTATTTATCGTGACGAGTACTACACCAAGGATCAATGCAAAGAGCCTGGTGTGGCGGAAGTCATCATTGCCAAGCAACGTAACGGCCCGACTGGCACCGTCAAGCTCGCTTTCATGAACCGCTTCACCAAGTTCGAAAACCTGGCCCACAGCGGTGGTGACGACTACTGA
- a CDS encoding PhoH family protein, translating to MPLPTAPSKRADRLTAKDFEAPARAKPRAARKAPTEVIAEPVSAVAVKRSTERESKRSTQSAALTHSPVMAPTAANVPTPSSKPLPVAAHVAAAVTTTAPVTKRSKRAKTSGPKKLFVLDTNVLLHDPMCLFRFEEHDIYLPMIVLEELDGHKKGMTEVARNARQTSRTLDTLAGAPGADITAGFLLDSTGHKDANGKLMFQTQPLNYTLPTSLPQGKADNQILGVVEALRQHYAPREVVLVSKDINMRVKARALGLATDDYQNDKTLEDGDLLYSGSLALPSDFWATHGQSVESWQQGPHTFYKVDGPSVPSMLINQFVYFESPGEPSLYARVTEIRGTTAVLKTLKDFNHLKNAVWGVTTRNREQNFAMNLLTDPEVDFVTLTGTAGTGKTLMALAAGLTQVLDDRRYTEIIVTRATVSVGEDIGFLPGTEEEKMGPWMGALDDNLEVLGKTDTNAGEWGRAATNELIRSRVKIKSMNFMRGRTFLNKYVIIDEAQNLTPKQMKTLITRAGPGTKIICMGNLAQIDTPYLTEGSSGLTFAVDKFKGWPHGGHITLARGERSRLADFASEVL from the coding sequence ATGCCACTGCCCACTGCCCCGTCCAAGCGTGCTGATCGATTGACCGCCAAAGACTTTGAGGCTCCCGCGCGTGCCAAACCCCGCGCAGCCCGCAAGGCTCCGACAGAAGTTATCGCCGAACCTGTAAGCGCCGTCGCAGTCAAGCGCAGCACTGAGCGGGAATCCAAGCGCTCCACCCAATCTGCGGCCTTGACCCATAGCCCGGTTATGGCCCCTACGGCCGCGAACGTGCCCACACCCAGCTCCAAGCCCCTACCAGTCGCAGCACATGTGGCTGCGGCTGTGACAACTACAGCGCCAGTCACCAAACGCAGCAAACGCGCCAAAACCAGCGGCCCGAAAAAGCTGTTTGTGCTGGATACCAATGTGTTGTTGCACGATCCCATGTGCTTGTTCCGGTTCGAAGAACACGACATCTACCTGCCCATGATCGTGCTCGAAGAGCTCGACGGCCATAAAAAGGGGATGACAGAGGTCGCCCGCAATGCCCGCCAAACCAGCCGCACACTGGACACTCTGGCAGGCGCACCGGGCGCAGACATTACCGCCGGCTTCTTGCTCGACAGCACCGGGCACAAAGATGCCAACGGTAAGCTGATGTTTCAGACGCAGCCCCTGAACTACACACTGCCCACCAGCTTGCCCCAAGGCAAGGCAGACAACCAGATTCTGGGTGTGGTGGAGGCCCTGCGCCAGCACTATGCGCCCCGCGAAGTGGTGCTGGTCTCCAAAGACATCAACATGCGCGTCAAGGCGCGCGCTCTGGGCTTGGCCACCGACGATTACCAGAACGACAAAACCCTGGAAGACGGTGACTTGCTGTATTCCGGCTCGCTCGCCCTGCCCTCTGACTTTTGGGCCACCCATGGCCAGAGCGTGGAAAGCTGGCAGCAAGGCCCACACACCTTCTACAAGGTGGACGGCCCGTCTGTGCCCAGCATGCTGATCAATCAGTTTGTGTATTTTGAGTCGCCCGGTGAGCCCAGCCTTTACGCCCGGGTGACAGAGATCCGCGGAACAACCGCAGTGCTGAAGACACTCAAGGACTTCAACCACCTGAAAAATGCAGTCTGGGGAGTGACCACCCGCAATCGCGAACAAAACTTTGCGATGAACTTGTTGACCGATCCTGAAGTGGACTTTGTGACCCTCACAGGCACGGCCGGTACCGGCAAAACACTGATGGCACTGGCAGCAGGCTTGACGCAGGTGCTGGACGATCGCCGGTATACCGAGATCATCGTGACCCGCGCCACGGTAAGCGTGGGCGAAGACATCGGCTTTCTACCTGGCACCGAGGAAGAAAAGATGGGCCCCTGGATGGGCGCCTTGGATGACAACCTTGAAGTGTTGGGCAAGACCGATACCAATGCCGGCGAATGGGGCCGTGCGGCTACCAACGAACTGATCCGTAGCCGGGTGAAGATCAAGAGCATGAACTTCATGCGGGGCCGCACGTTCCTGAACAAATACGTGATCATCGACGAAGCCCAGAACCTAACACCCAAGCAAATGAAAACGCTGATCACCCGTGCGGGGCCGGGAACCAAAATCATCTGCATGGGTAACCTCGCGCAGATCGACACGCCTTACCTGACCGAAGGCTCTTCGGGCCTGACGTTTGCCGTCGACAAGTTCAAGGGCTGGCCACACGGCGGACATATCACCTTGGCGCGCGGTGAGCGTTCCCGCCTTGCTGACTTCGCCAGCGAAGTGCTATAA
- a CDS encoding peroxiredoxin, which yields MAIVVNKPLPEFEANATGGIKVTNTTHVGKTMVLYFYPKDNTPGCTTEAMQFRDKYKDFVKAGAEVFGVSRDNMKSHDEFKAKLELPFELIADTEEKMCHMFGVVKNKIMYGKKVKGIERSTFLIGADGLVKEEWRGLKVPGHVDDVLKAVKVLKKAA from the coding sequence ATGGCGATTGTTGTCAACAAACCCCTTCCCGAATTCGAAGCCAACGCCACCGGCGGCATCAAGGTGACCAACACCACCCACGTCGGGAAAACCATGGTGCTGTACTTTTACCCGAAAGACAATACCCCTGGTTGTACTACCGAAGCCATGCAATTCAGGGACAAGTACAAAGATTTCGTCAAAGCAGGCGCCGAAGTGTTCGGTGTTTCCCGCGACAACATGAAGTCCCACGACGAATTCAAGGCCAAGCTCGAGCTGCCTTTTGAGCTGATTGCTGATACCGAAGAAAAAATGTGCCACATGTTCGGTGTGGTCAAAAACAAAATCATGTACGGCAAAAAGGTCAAAGGCATCGAGCGCAGTACCTTCCTGATCGGCGCGGATGGCCTGGTGAAAGAAGAGTGGCGTGGCCTGAAGGTTCCTGGGCATGTCGACGACGTTTTGAAAGCCGTTAAGGTTCTCAAAAAAGCCGCCTGA
- a CDS encoding Mth938-like domain-containing protein, with product MKFIPDATQGPSITGYGPDWVEVNGEKHHSSIIVSSQGICRPWACARFEDLTEALFQELAALAPELVLFGSGSKIRFPHPKWISPLYSARIGIETMDTQAACRTYNFLSGEGRKVVAALMV from the coding sequence ATGAAATTCATCCCCGACGCAACACAAGGCCCCTCCATCACCGGCTACGGCCCCGACTGGGTCGAAGTCAACGGTGAAAAACACCACAGCAGCATCATCGTGAGCAGCCAAGGCATCTGCCGCCCATGGGCTTGCGCCCGATTTGAAGACCTGACGGAAGCGCTCTTTCAAGAATTGGCTGCACTCGCGCCGGAATTGGTGCTCTTCGGGAGCGGCAGCAAGATCCGGTTTCCGCATCCGAAATGGATATCGCCCCTCTACAGCGCCCGCATCGGCATAGAAACCATGGACACCCAGGCCGCCTGCCGCACCTATAACTTTCTGTCGGGTGAAGGTCGCAAGGTGGTAGCGGCCCTCATGGTCTGA
- a CDS encoding pyridoxal phosphate-dependent aminotransferase, which produces MKTIQKSAKLANVLYDIRGPIMDAARQMEDEGQKIIKLNLGNLAVFGFDAPEEIQQDMIRNLPNSAGYSDSKGIFAARKAVMHETQKQGIAGVTLDDIYLGNGASELITMATNALLDNGDELLLPMPDYPLWTAATSLSGGTPVHYLCDENNGWMPDLDDIRAKITPRTKGIVVINPNNPTGVLYSTELLQGIIEIARQHGLVILADEVYDKVLYDGIHHTAMASLSTDVLTLTFNSLSKSYRSCGYRAGWLVVSGNKKSATDYIEGLNMLSNMKLCSNVPGQWAIQTALGGYQSINDLVCEGGRLRRQRDLAYELITAIPGVTCVKPQAALYMFPKLDPKVYPISDDRQFFLELLRETRVMLVQGTGFNWHAPDHFRIVFLPHEDDLREAIGRIAKFLESYRKRNGN; this is translated from the coding sequence TTGAAAACCATTCAGAAATCTGCCAAGCTGGCTAACGTGCTCTACGACATTCGCGGTCCCATCATGGACGCGGCGCGTCAAATGGAGGACGAGGGCCAGAAGATCATCAAGCTCAATCTGGGCAACTTGGCGGTGTTCGGTTTTGATGCACCCGAAGAAATCCAGCAAGACATGATCCGCAACCTGCCCAACTCGGCAGGCTACTCCGACAGCAAAGGCATTTTTGCTGCCCGCAAAGCGGTCATGCATGAGACCCAGAAGCAGGGCATTGCCGGCGTTACCTTGGATGATATTTATCTGGGCAACGGCGCCAGTGAGCTGATCACCATGGCCACCAACGCCTTGCTGGACAACGGCGACGAGTTGTTGCTGCCGATGCCTGACTACCCCTTGTGGACCGCAGCAACCAGCCTGTCCGGCGGCACACCGGTGCATTACCTGTGCGATGAGAACAATGGCTGGATGCCCGACCTGGACGACATCCGCGCCAAGATCACGCCACGCACCAAGGGCATTGTGGTGATCAACCCCAATAACCCGACCGGCGTGTTGTATTCCACCGAGCTGCTGCAAGGCATCATCGAAATCGCCCGCCAGCACGGCTTGGTGATTCTGGCGGACGAGGTGTACGACAAGGTCTTGTACGACGGTATCCACCACACGGCCATGGCCAGCCTGTCGACCGACGTGTTGACGCTCACCTTCAATTCCCTGTCCAAAAGCTACCGCTCCTGCGGTTACCGTGCTGGCTGGCTGGTGGTGTCAGGCAACAAAAAGTCGGCGACCGATTACATCGAGGGCTTGAACATGCTCTCGAACATGAAGCTGTGCTCCAACGTGCCCGGCCAGTGGGCGATCCAGACCGCTTTGGGCGGTTACCAGAGCATCAACGATCTGGTGTGCGAAGGCGGGCGTTTGCGCCGCCAGCGCGATCTGGCCTATGAGCTGATTACCGCCATCCCCGGCGTGACCTGTGTGAAGCCGCAGGCCGCGCTGTACATGTTCCCCAAGCTGGACCCCAAGGTGTACCCCATCTCGGACGACCGGCAATTTTTCCTGGAGCTGCTGCGCGAGACCCGCGTCATGCTGGTGCAGGGAACCGGCTTTAACTGGCATGCGCCCGACCACTTCCGCATCGTGTTCCTCCCGCATGAGGACGATTTGCGTGAAGCCATTGGCCGCATTGCCAAGTTCCTCGAGAGCTATCGCAAGCGCAACGGGAACTGA
- a CDS encoding homoserine dehydrogenase — protein sequence MKPIQVGLLGIGTVGSGTFNVLKRNQQEIQGRAGRGIEITMVADLDVARAQSVVGPDVKVVNDARAIIANPDIDIVIELIGGYGIAKALVLEAIAAGKHVVTANKALLAVHGTEIFAAASAKGVMVAFEAAVAGGIPIIKALREGLTANRIQWIAGIINGTTNFILSEMRDKGLDFDVVLKEAQRLGYAEADPTFDIEGVDAAHKVTLMSAIAFGIPVQFDKAYVEGITKLGAADIKYAEQLGYRIKLLGITKRTAAGIELRVHPTLVPAKRLIANVEGAMNAVMAHGDAVGTTLYYGKGAGSEPTASAVIADLVDITRLHTADAAQRVPHLAFQPDAISNTPVLAMSEVVTSYYLRLRVADEAGVLAKVTGLLAEAGISIDAVLQREADEISGEAATQTDVIILTHDCAEAKMNAALAQMQALPTVLQPITRIRKEELA from the coding sequence ATGAAACCGATACAAGTAGGCCTGCTCGGCATTGGCACCGTGGGAAGCGGCACATTCAATGTGCTCAAGCGCAACCAGCAAGAAATCCAGGGCCGTGCCGGCCGAGGTATCGAAATCACCATGGTGGCTGACCTCGATGTGGCGCGTGCCCAAAGCGTCGTCGGTCCCGACGTGAAGGTGGTGAACGACGCGCGCGCCATCATTGCCAACCCCGACATCGATATCGTCATCGAGCTGATCGGTGGCTACGGCATTGCCAAGGCGCTGGTGCTGGAAGCCATTGCCGCCGGAAAGCATGTCGTCACTGCCAATAAGGCCTTGCTCGCAGTGCACGGCACCGAAATTTTTGCTGCCGCTTCCGCCAAGGGCGTGATGGTTGCATTCGAAGCCGCTGTGGCCGGTGGTATCCCCATCATCAAGGCGCTGCGCGAAGGCCTGACGGCCAACCGCATTCAGTGGATTGCCGGCATCATCAACGGCACCACCAATTTCATCCTGTCCGAAATGCGCGACAAGGGCCTGGACTTTGACGTGGTGCTCAAAGAAGCACAGCGCCTAGGTTATGCCGAAGCCGACCCGACCTTCGACATCGAAGGCGTGGATGCAGCGCACAAAGTCACCTTGATGAGCGCGATTGCATTTGGTATTCCGGTGCAGTTCGACAAGGCCTATGTGGAAGGCATCACCAAGCTGGGCGCTGCCGACATCAAATACGCCGAGCAACTGGGCTACCGCATCAAGTTGTTGGGCATTACCAAGCGCACGGCCGCCGGCATTGAGCTGCGCGTGCACCCCACACTGGTACCGGCCAAGCGCCTGATCGCCAATGTGGAAGGCGCGATGAACGCAGTCATGGCCCACGGCGACGCCGTAGGCACCACGCTGTACTACGGCAAGGGCGCGGGCTCAGAGCCCACTGCCAGCGCCGTGATTGCCGACTTGGTAGACATTACCCGTCTGCACACCGCAGACGCCGCCCAGCGCGTGCCGCACCTGGCTTTCCAGCCCGACGCCATCAGCAACACCCCGGTGTTGGCCATGAGCGAAGTCGTGACCAGCTACTACCTGCGCTTGCGCGTGGCCGACGAGGCCGGTGTGTTGGCCAAGGTCACCGGTTTGCTGGCCGAAGCCGGTATAAGCATCGATGCAGTGCTGCAGCGTGAAGCGGATGAAATCAGCGGCGAAGCTGCGACCCAGACCGACGTCATCATCCTGACCCACGACTGCGCAGAAGCTAAGATGAACGCGGCGCTCGCCCAGATGCAAGCGCTGCCCACCGTGTTGCAGCCCATCACCCGCATCCGCAAGGAAGAGCTGGCGTAA
- the thrC gene encoding threonine synthase gives MQYISTRGNQDRKRFCEILLEGLAPDGGLYMPVAYPQVDDATLTRWRKVYHEQGYATLAFEILSLYIDDIPADDLRALCAKTYTAEVFGTGEIVPLRHLQDGVWIEALSNGPTLAFKDMAMQLLGNLFEYELARRGEELNILGATSGDTGSAAEHAMRGKKGVRVFMTSPHGRMSPFQQAQMFSLQDANIYNIAIKGVFDDCQDIVKAVSNDLEFKRKYKIGTVNSINWARLLAQVVYYFAGYIQATESNAQKVSFSVPSGNFGNVCAGHVARMMGLPVDKLVVATNENDVLDEFFRTGVYRVRGTADTHETSSPSMDISKASNFERFVFDLLGRDGARVKALFGEGLSKTGQFDLSADPVFAQAATKYGFVSGKSTHANRLDTIRATYEQHGMMIDTHTADGLKVALEHLTASVPMVVLETALPIKFAATVVEALGRDPVRPPQFEGIEALPKRVLVMDADVPAIKALIERECV, from the coding sequence ATGCAATACATCTCTACCCGCGGCAATCAAGACCGCAAACGGTTCTGCGAAATCCTGCTTGAAGGCCTGGCGCCGGACGGCGGCCTGTACATGCCGGTGGCCTATCCGCAAGTAGACGACGCCACGCTGACCCGCTGGCGCAAGGTCTACCACGAGCAGGGCTACGCCACGCTCGCGTTTGAAATCCTGTCGCTGTACATCGACGACATTCCCGCCGACGATCTGCGCGCCCTGTGCGCCAAGACCTACACCGCTGAAGTGTTCGGCACCGGCGAGATCGTGCCTTTGCGCCACCTGCAGGACGGTGTCTGGATCGAAGCGCTGTCCAACGGCCCGACGCTGGCGTTCAAAGACATGGCGATGCAACTGCTGGGCAACCTGTTCGAATACGAACTGGCCCGCCGCGGCGAAGAGCTCAACATTCTCGGCGCCACCAGTGGCGACACCGGCAGCGCCGCGGAACATGCCATGCGTGGCAAAAAGGGCGTGCGCGTCTTCATGACCAGCCCGCATGGCCGCATGAGCCCCTTCCAGCAGGCACAAATGTTCAGCCTGCAGGACGCCAACATCTACAACATCGCCATCAAAGGCGTGTTCGATGACTGCCAGGACATCGTCAAGGCCGTGTCCAACGACCTCGAGTTCAAGCGCAAATACAAAATCGGCACGGTCAACTCCATCAACTGGGCGCGTCTGCTGGCCCAAGTGGTGTACTACTTTGCCGGCTACATCCAGGCGACCGAGTCGAACGCCCAGAAGGTGTCGTTCAGCGTGCCAAGTGGCAACTTCGGCAACGTGTGTGCCGGCCATGTGGCCCGCATGATGGGTCTGCCGGTCGACAAGCTGGTGGTTGCCACCAACGAAAACGATGTGCTCGACGAGTTCTTCCGCACTGGCGTGTACCGGGTGCGCGGCACGGCCGACACCCACGAGACTTCCAGCCCGTCCATGGACATTTCCAAGGCCAGCAACTTCGAACGCTTTGTGTTTGACCTGCTGGGCCGCGACGGTGCGCGGGTCAAGGCGCTGTTCGGCGAAGGCCTGTCCAAGACCGGTCAGTTCGACCTGAGTGCAGACCCTGTGTTCGCGCAAGCGGCCACCAAGTATGGATTTGTGAGTGGCAAGAGCACCCACGCCAACCGCCTGGACACCATCCGTGCCACTTACGAGCAGCACGGCATGATGATTGACACCCACACCGCCGATGGCCTAAAGGTAGCCTTGGAGCACCTGACCGCCAGCGTGCCCATGGTGGTGTTGGAAACCGCATTGCCCATCAAGTTCGCGGCTACCGTGGTCGAGGCTTTGGGTCGTGATCCCGTCCGCCCGCCGCAGTTCGAGGGCATCGAAGCCCTGCCCAAGCGCGTGCTGGTCATGGATGCAGATGTGCCCGCCATCAAAGCGCTCATTGAGCGTGAGTGTGTTTGA
- a CDS encoding molybdopterin molybdotransferase MoeA, with amino-acid sequence MTSAPGAPRKPLLPLDDALAQLLAAVSPLTATEQVSTFDADGRVLAANVVSELQVPAFDNSAMDGYAVRAEDLMFGSNELRVTQRIAAGAVGEQLQAGTAGRIFTGAPVPPGADAVVMQEDCTRIHDERDGEPETIRVNTTPLPGQHIRHAGEDVQRGDCVLPAGTRLSPAELGLAASIGMAQLKVVRKPRVALFSTGDELVMPGTVAPQDMPPGAIYNSNRFFLLNLLRRMGCEVADLGIVPDNREATIAALQRAAADNDVILTSGGVSVGEEDHIKPAVQSLGTLDLWQIAIKPGKPFAHGRIGAAHFIGLPGNPVSSFVTFLVLVRPFLMRLQGVQESAMKSIAVRADFDWPKADKRREFLRVRHNANGGLDLFSNQSSGVLTSAVWGDGLVDVAPGEPILYGQAVRFIPFQGLLA; translated from the coding sequence ATGACTTCTGCACCCGGCGCCCCCCGTAAGCCTTTATTGCCTTTGGACGATGCGCTGGCGCAGTTGCTTGCTGCTGTTAGCCCCCTGACAGCGACCGAACAGGTTTCCACCTTCGATGCAGACGGCCGGGTGCTGGCGGCTAACGTGGTGTCTGAGTTGCAAGTGCCGGCCTTTGATAACAGTGCGATGGACGGCTATGCGGTGCGGGCTGAGGACCTGATGTTCGGCTCCAACGAGCTCCGGGTCACGCAGCGGATTGCCGCTGGCGCGGTCGGTGAGCAATTGCAAGCCGGCACGGCAGGCCGCATTTTCACCGGCGCACCGGTACCCCCCGGCGCCGATGCAGTGGTCATGCAAGAAGACTGCACCCGCATCCATGACGAGCGCGATGGGGAGCCCGAGACCATCCGCGTCAACACCACGCCCTTGCCGGGCCAGCACATCCGCCATGCGGGTGAAGACGTGCAGCGTGGGGACTGCGTGTTGCCTGCTGGCACCCGCCTGAGCCCGGCTGAGTTGGGCCTGGCTGCCAGCATCGGCATGGCGCAGCTGAAAGTGGTGCGCAAGCCGCGGGTAGCCTTGTTTTCCACCGGCGACGAGCTGGTAATGCCCGGCACGGTGGCTCCACAAGACATGCCGCCGGGCGCTATTTACAACTCCAACCGCTTTTTCTTGCTAAACCTGCTGCGCCGCATGGGTTGCGAGGTGGCCGATCTGGGTATCGTGCCTGACAACCGTGAAGCCACCATTGCAGCGCTCCAACGCGCGGCGGCTGACAACGACGTCATCCTCACCAGTGGTGGCGTGTCGGTGGGCGAGGAAGACCATATCAAGCCCGCGGTGCAAAGCCTGGGTACGCTGGATTTGTGGCAAATCGCCATCAAGCCTGGCAAGCCCTTTGCCCACGGGCGCATTGGTGCGGCGCACTTCATCGGGCTGCCCGGCAATCCGGTGTCCAGCTTCGTGACCTTTCTGGTGCTGGTGCGGCCGTTCTTGATGCGCCTGCAAGGCGTGCAGGAGTCCGCTATGAAAAGCATAGCTGTCCGCGCAGATTTTGATTGGCCCAAAGCCGATAAACGCCGAGAATTTTTGCGGGTGCGCCACAACGCAAACGGTGGCCTCGATCTGTTCAGCAACCAGAGCTCCGGGGTGTTGACATCCGCAGTTTGGGGGGATGGCTTGGTCGATGTCGCCCCGGGCGAGCCGATTCTGTACGGCCAAGCCGTGCGCTTCATTCCTTTTCAAGGCCTGCTGGCATGA
- the moaD gene encoding molybdopterin converting factor subunit 1: MRVTVRYFASMREAMGTSSEVLDTAATTLAQLRAELIARGGSGAEALGTDRSVRMALNQVMSAPGDSLHEGCEVAFFPPVTGG, from the coding sequence ATGAGAGTCACTGTGCGGTACTTCGCCTCCATGCGAGAGGCCATGGGCACTTCCAGCGAAGTGCTTGACACGGCAGCCACCACCTTGGCGCAGTTGCGCGCGGAGCTGATAGCCCGCGGCGGATCCGGCGCCGAGGCCTTGGGTACTGACCGCTCTGTGCGGATGGCGCTCAACCAGGTGATGAGTGCGCCCGGCGACTCTTTGCACGAAGGCTGCGAGGTTGCGTTTTTCCCGCCGGTGACCGGCGGTTGA
- a CDS encoding molybdenum cofactor biosynthesis protein MoaE, which yields MVAPNMLPGAGARVRIQEAAFDVAAELGALQAGDPRVGAVCSFVGTVRDRNAPGAAGSVQTLELEHYPGMTEKSIEAMVDSAFARFDILGARVVHRVGVLQPTEGVVLVAVSSAHRGQSFQACEFIMDYLKTQAPFWKKETTPEGAHWVDARVSDDEALARWGIAARNA from the coding sequence ATGGTGGCTCCGAACATGCTCCCCGGCGCTGGCGCGCGGGTACGAATCCAAGAGGCAGCGTTCGACGTCGCTGCCGAACTCGGTGCGCTGCAGGCGGGTGACCCCCGCGTCGGTGCGGTGTGCAGTTTTGTCGGCACGGTGCGTGACCGCAATGCGCCGGGCGCTGCAGGCTCGGTCCAGACCCTGGAGCTGGAACACTACCCCGGCATGACTGAGAAGTCGATTGAAGCCATGGTGGACTCCGCGTTTGCCCGCTTCGATATCCTGGGCGCGCGGGTGGTACACCGGGTGGGTGTGCTGCAACCCACCGAGGGGGTGGTGCTGGTCGCCGTCAGCTCGGCCCACCGGGGCCAGAGTTTTCAGGCCTGTGAATTCATCATGGATTACCTCAAGACCCAAGCACCGTTCTGGAAAAAAGAGACCACGCCCGAAGGCGCGCACTGGGTGGATGCGCGGGTGAGCGACGATGAGGCCTTGGCTCGCTGGGGCATTGCCGCCCGCAACGCCTGA